Proteins encoded together in one Campylobacter peloridis LMG 23910 window:
- a CDS encoding CgeB family protein → MLKIALIADELTYASLKAEDGVIIKNITPLNYKLVFYFWKPDFLFVESAWHGFKNKWKYKIASYPDYPRRNNRKLQKLVNFAKMLNIPTVFWNKEDDVHFDRFINSAKLFEFVFTVDENCISKYKSYVGKNSYVDVLPFAVQSKFHNFTGFNFISSKANFVGSYSRHIHEKRRFYQDMMFELSSKINNLDIYDRNSDRKSINYRYPNFKGMQIYPSVEYKKTAEIYKKYLISLNVNTIENSPTMFSRRLIEIIACGGVAITNHTPAVEKYFKDYCYSFQTEEELKDLLYRFKKDGLNEDDKIRLKKGVEFIAKNHTWKQRLEQIIDTIGIKKC, encoded by the coding sequence ATGTTAAAAATAGCCTTAATTGCTGATGAATTAACCTATGCCTCTTTAAAAGCAGAAGATGGAGTAATTATAAAAAATATAACTCCATTGAATTATAAGTTAGTATTTTATTTTTGGAAACCTGATTTTTTATTTGTTGAGTCAGCTTGGCATGGCTTTAAAAATAAATGGAAATATAAAATCGCTTCATACCCTGATTATCCAAGAAGAAATAATAGAAAATTACAAAAGCTTGTTAATTTTGCAAAAATGTTAAATATTCCTACGGTATTTTGGAACAAAGAAGATGATGTACATTTTGATAGATTTATCAATAGTGCAAAGTTATTTGAGTTTGTTTTTACTGTTGATGAAAATTGCATATCAAAGTATAAATCTTATGTAGGAAAAAATTCTTATGTGGATGTTTTACCTTTTGCTGTTCAATCCAAATTTCATAATTTTACTGGATTTAATTTTATATCCAGTAAAGCTAATTTTGTTGGGAGTTACTCAAGACACATACATGAAAAAAGAAGATTTTATCAAGATATGATGTTTGAGTTATCGTCCAAGATTAATAATCTTGATATTTATGATAGAAATTCAGATAGAAAATCTATAAACTATAGATATCCAAATTTTAAAGGCATGCAAATTTATCCTTCGGTTGAGTATAAAAAAACAGCAGAGATATATAAAAAATATCTAATTTCTTTAAATGTTAATACTATAGAAAATTCCCCTACTATGTTTTCAAGAAGACTTATAGAGATTATAGCTTGTGGAGGTGTAGCTATTACTAATCACACACCAGCTGTTGAAAAATATTTCAAAGATTATTGTTATTCATTTCAAACCGAGGAAGAATTAAAAGATTTGTTATATAGGTTTAAAAAAGATGGTTTAAATGAAGATGATAAGATAAGGTTGAAAAAAGGAGTTGAATTTATCGCAAAAAATCATACGTGGAAGCAAAGATTAGAACAAATTATAGATACTATAGGTATAAAAAAATGCTAA
- a CDS encoding capsular polysaccharide export protein, with protein sequence MLNGYCFYINNFIQIFYKKNFIGWGRKRTGRWASFLYKKFNGSLILLEDGFLRSLNLGVENSPSFSIVKDDVGIYYDATAPSKLENILNTYEFSPEELKQAKKAIELIKKEKLSKYNNNLCIPKELFSTNEERVLIITQVANDASLKFGLAENFSTQDIINDAIKENPNAKIYIKIHPDVLSGKKQSDFNAQDLPSKCVVIKENYNPIELLSHFKKVYTKTSGMGFEALMVGRECVCYGMPFYAGWGLTQDKQVCKRRLRKRALEEIFYAAYILYSEYFNPYLNQKSDIFDTIHTLVKYKKIEQANSNTLYFLGFSKWKREYIKPFFKAKNNKIIFLNSLDGLYKANLNPEDKIFIWGKKHDKTLLAKDFNNEIFLVEDGFLRSVFLGSDLTRPFSLIVDCKGLYVDPSKPSDLEDILQNHEFDESLKQRAKKLITTITQNKFSKYNGLKHEKLNFNTNKKIILIPAQVEDDASMILGGGGFDTLKLLQSVRKANENAFIVFKPHPDVLSGNRKGLKDKSIILKYCDEIIENVSIDSAINACDEVHTITSTSGFDALLRGKKVVVYGKPFYAGWGLTTDLHEIPRRTRVLSLEELVAGVLILYPRYIHPKSKNLCEVELALDIMLKMQKDYFSKFYLRWFMDVRIYILRKIRRLVEFILIR encoded by the coding sequence ATGCTAAATGGTTATTGTTTTTATATAAACAATTTTATTCAAATATTTTACAAAAAAAACTTTATAGGATGGGGAAGAAAACGTACTGGCAGATGGGCTTCTTTTTTATATAAAAAATTTAATGGTTCTTTGATTTTATTGGAGGATGGCTTTTTGCGCTCGCTAAATTTAGGTGTAGAAAATAGTCCGAGTTTTTCTATAGTTAAAGATGATGTGGGAATTTACTATGATGCTACTGCACCATCTAAGCTTGAAAATATTCTAAACACTTATGAGTTTAGCCCCGAAGAATTAAAGCAAGCAAAAAAAGCCATAGAACTTATAAAAAAAGAAAAACTTAGCAAGTATAATAATAATCTTTGCATACCAAAAGAGCTTTTTAGCACAAACGAAGAACGCGTATTAATCATCACTCAAGTAGCAAATGATGCTTCTCTTAAATTTGGCTTAGCTGAGAATTTTTCAACTCAAGATATCATAAATGATGCTATCAAAGAAAATCCAAATGCTAAAATATACATTAAAATTCATCCTGATGTATTAAGTGGTAAAAAGCAAAGTGATTTTAACGCACAAGATTTACCAAGTAAATGTGTAGTTATAAAAGAAAATTACAATCCCATAGAATTGCTAAGTCATTTTAAAAAAGTTTATACTAAAACTTCTGGTATGGGCTTTGAAGCTTTGATGGTGGGACGAGAATGCGTGTGCTATGGCATGCCTTTTTATGCAGGTTGGGGTTTAACGCAAGATAAACAAGTATGCAAAAGAAGGCTTAGAAAAAGAGCTTTAGAAGAAATCTTTTATGCTGCTTATATTTTATATAGTGAGTATTTTAACCCTTATTTAAACCAAAAAAGCGATATTTTTGATACTATTCATACTCTAGTAAAATATAAAAAGATAGAACAAGCTAATTCAAATACTTTATATTTTTTAGGTTTTTCTAAATGGAAAAGAGAATATATAAAACCTTTTTTCAAAGCCAAAAACAATAAAATCATTTTTTTAAACTCACTTGACGGGCTTTATAAAGCGAATTTAAATCCTGAAGATAAAATTTTTATTTGGGGTAAAAAGCATGATAAAACTTTACTAGCTAAAGATTTTAATAATGAAATTTTTCTAGTAGAAGATGGCTTTTTACGCTCAGTTTTTTTGGGCTCAGATCTCACGCGCCCTTTTTCTTTGATAGTAGATTGCAAAGGTTTGTATGTTGATCCAAGCAAACCAAGTGATTTAGAAGATATTTTGCAAAATCATGAATTTGATGAGAGTTTAAAACAAAGAGCTAAAAAGCTTATCACCACCATCACGCAAAATAAATTTTCAAAGTATAATGGCCTAAAACATGAAAAGCTAAATTTTAATACCAACAAAAAAATCATTTTAATCCCCGCTCAAGTAGAAGATGATGCTTCTATGATTTTAGGGGGTGGCGGTTTTGATACCTTAAAACTTCTACAAAGCGTAAGAAAGGCCAATGAAAACGCCTTCATAGTTTTTAAACCCCACCCTGATGTTTTAAGTGGCAACCGCAAAGGCTTAAAAGATAAAAGCATTATTTTAAAATACTGCGATGAAATTATAGAAAATGTCAGCATAGATAGTGCTATAAATGCATGCGATGAAGTGCATACCATAACTTCTACAAGTGGATTTGACGCTCTTTTGCGTGGTAAAAAAGTAGTAGTTTATGGTAAGCCTTTTTATGCAGGTTGGGGTTTGACTACAGATTTGCATGAAATCCCAAGACGTACAAGAGTGCTTAGTTTAGAAGAGTTAGTTGCGGGAGTTTTGATCCTTTATCCAAGATACATTCACCCAAAGAGCAAAAATTTATGTGAAGTTGAGCTTGCATTAGATATAATGCTAAAAATGCAAAAAGATTATTTTTCCAAGTTTTATTTGCGTTGGTTTATGGATGTTAGAATTTATATATTAAGAAAAATACGAAGATTAGTAGAATTTATTTTGATTAGATGA
- a CDS encoding capsular polysaccharide export protein, which translates to MNLSKKLKKFSGKNVLLLQGPVGGFFRKIATKIPQAKVYKVNFNGGDFFFYPFKSINYTKSLAELEDFYQKLFEEKQIQVIIMYNDCRKVHEIAISVAKQMGIEVWIFEEGYIRPNFITFEKGGVNANSTLPREKEFYINQNKFNKDFKTKNFSGSFKNMAFASFLYWLFAALFSWYFNNSLHHRSLKLFDFLPWFLSLYRKKKYKITEKAINEKILSLKQKYFLAILQVHNDTQLSHHYKKTTEKFIEEVIVSFANHAKVKSYLIFKHHPMDRGYRDYTKLIKDLSLKYNVEGRILYVHDLHLPTLLINTKGTIVINSTVGLSALYHNSPLKVMGKAFYDIEGLTYQKSLHTFWKECRAYKPDAVLHAKFRNYVIYKTQVNGNFFKNTSLD; encoded by the coding sequence ATGAATTTAAGTAAAAAATTAAAAAAATTTTCTGGAAAAAATGTTTTATTGCTCCAAGGACCTGTGGGAGGATTTTTTCGTAAAATTGCTACAAAAATTCCACAAGCTAAGGTTTATAAAGTAAATTTTAATGGCGGGGATTTTTTCTTTTATCCTTTTAAAAGCATTAATTATACTAAAAGTTTAGCCGAGCTTGAAGACTTTTATCAAAAGCTTTTTGAAGAAAAGCAAATTCAAGTTATCATTATGTATAATGATTGTAGAAAAGTGCATGAAATCGCCATTAGTGTTGCCAAGCAAATGGGTATTGAAGTATGGATTTTTGAAGAAGGCTATATAAGACCAAATTTCATTACTTTTGAAAAAGGCGGAGTGAATGCAAACTCAACTTTACCAAGAGAAAAAGAATTTTATATAAACCAAAATAAATTCAACAAAGATTTCAAAACAAAGAATTTTTCTGGCTCATTTAAAAATATGGCTTTTGCTTCTTTTTTATACTGGCTTTTTGCTGCTTTGTTTTCTTGGTATTTTAATAATTCTTTACACCATAGAAGCTTAAAATTATTTGACTTTTTACCTTGGTTTTTATCTTTATACAGAAAGAAAAAATACAAAATTACTGAAAAAGCAATCAATGAAAAAATTCTTTCATTAAAGCAAAAGTATTTTTTAGCTATTTTACAAGTGCATAATGATACCCAACTTTCACATCATTATAAAAAAACTACAGAAAAATTTATAGAAGAAGTGATTGTTTCTTTTGCAAATCATGCTAAAGTAAAGTCTTATCTAATTTTTAAACATCATCCTATGGATCGTGGTTATAGAGACTATACTAAGCTTATAAAAGATTTGAGTTTAAAATACAATGTCGAGGGTAGAATCTTATATGTGCATGATTTACACTTGCCTACACTTTTAATCAATACAAAAGGAACCATTGTTATAAACAGCACAGTGGGACTTTCTGCTTTATATCACAATAGCCCCTTAAAGGTAATGGGTAAAGCCTTTTATGATATAGAAGGTTTGACTTATCAAAAAAGCTTGCATACTTTTTGGAAAGAGTGCAGGGCATATAAGCCTGATGCTGTTTTACACGCTAAATTTAGAAATTATGTGATATATAAAACCCAAGTTAATGGGAATTTTTTCAAAAATACTAGTTTAGATTAA